A single Plasmodium knowlesi strain H genome assembly, chromosome: 13 DNA region contains:
- a CDS encoding KIR-like protein codes for MRKGTVPVVQVPNADQHCSDNLPSEGMWRELIKNVSKSYCNSGEGIWSGISGYVGGYTNKTAIVGAYCYAKGKKEEKESPFSNMGCDFLYYYIGNLINYGGTTHTSFQKAISALYDTLKEHSNGWECTNTYKIVEDKTIFDHLKKLFDYTQDHNHIKEKISQEKVDRACFEKYKTYLQDANGACAILKKQCPITSSGGTSLKEYCTLYQRVCNGNNTNPSELLVQLTTAEKKFQQPQVEGQGELETVTSTKELTDEHLNVVKATLKLYVEFDTGSDDCGNSSIVPSIKSTISKHTTVENPAEAVVKAWCYAHNKWRDVTSSNDARCHSLYYWIGDKVQHGGWNVHGLGKLMKELYQKLGKWKFISGCTNLYENIEKEEFYRRKKNKKEKKIYFIKKKNYITEKLN; via the exons atgaggaagggCACAGTACCAGTTGTGCAAGTTCCT AATGCTGACCAACATTGTTCGGATAATTTGCCTTCGGAGGGGATGTGGAGAGAACTAATAAAGAACGTAAGTAAATCTTATTGCAACTCCGGGGAGGGAATATGGAGCGGAATAAGCGGGTATGTGGGGGGTTATACAAATAAGACTGCAATTGTTGGTGCCTATTGTTatgcaaaaggaaagaaggaagagaaggaatcgCCATTTTCTAATATGGGTTGCGATTTCCTGTACTATTACATAGGTAACTTGATTAACTATGGGGGGACCACACATACCTCTTTCCAGAAAGCTATTTCAGCATTATATGATACATTGAAGGAACACAGCAATGGGTGGGAATGTACTAATACATACAAGATTGTTGAGGACAAAACCATTTTCGATCACctcaaaaaattattcgaCTATACACAAGATCACAAccacataaaggaaaaaatatcacaGGAGAAAGTAGACAGAGcatgttttgaaaaatataaaacataTTTGCAGGATGCTAATGGGGCATGCGCTATTTTGAAAAAGCAATGCCCCATCACCTCATCAGGTGGGACAAGCCTAAAGGAATATTGTACTTTATACCAACGAGTTTGCAATGGTAATAATACCAATCCATCAGAGCTACTAGTTCAATTAACTACTGCGGAGAAGAAGTTTCAGCAGCCACAGGTGGAGGGGCAGGGGGAATTAGAGACGGTTACTAGTACAAAGGAATTaacg GATGAACATTTAAACGTAGTGAAGGCGACGTTGAAGCTGTATGTAGAATTTGATACGGGTTCCGATGATTGCGGTAATAGTAGTATCGTTCCAAGTATAAAGAGCACCATAAGCAAACATACTACTGTTGAAAACCCTGCAGAGGCCGTTGTAAAAGCTTGGTGCTATGCACATAATAAATGGAGGGATGTCACTTCATCAAATGATGCACGCTGTCATTCTCTGTATTATTGGATAGGTGATAAAGTGCAGCATGGAGGGTGGAatgttcatggtttaggaaAACTCATGAAGGAACTTTATCAAAAATTAGGGAAATGGAAGTTTATAAGTGGGTGCACTAATCTGTACGAAAATattgagaaggaagaattctatcgcagaaaaaaaaataaaaaggaaaaaaaaatatattttattaaaaaaaaaaattatataacagaaaaattaaattga
- a CDS encoding diphthamide biosynthesis protein 1, putative encodes MNQISERSKTLEENKEKKKIHCAIPKFILNNELLQKAIKKCFPENYNFEIYKCIDIILREKFKNIVLQLPEGLLIWGLYISEILYFFCDCVEDVIILGDVTYGGCCIDDYTSEKLKCDLIIHYGHSCLVPLTVTKVRCIYVFVDIKLNSSHLVQTIKKNFKKRDIVLLLGTIQFSCLVHNVHDILKKENYFDLFLPIPQVLPLTKGEVLGCTSPNLYRFLHEHVVTKGEREVDVEKEVEPSQNGNSLGGEAQGEKYPSGDIPPKDDNDNHHSEQFIINECKRFLQKNQVKIVFIADGRFHLESLMIHNPDFTFYRYNPFNKVITAEKYNYSLFHQIRKNEIKKSTNCKSVCIILSTLGRQGNVNILQNILNLVKQKNIYFFILLLSEIFNEKLALFKNVDVFIQIGCPRLSIDWGNYNSKPLLNSYEAYVFLQAVKYRDIYPMDYYANLGNVWTNYNAGIGDSSEKNLSMREIIRRRIQLRKSKISIRYQ; translated from the coding sequence ATGAATCAAATTAGCGAGAGAAGCAAAACTTTGGAAGaaaacaaggagaaaaagaaaatccaCTGCGCCATCCCGAAATTTATATTGAACAATGAGCTGTTGCAGAAGGCTATCAAAAAGTGCTTCCCAGAAAATTACAATTTcgaaatatataaatgcattGACATTATCCTAAGGGAGAAGTTTAAGAACATCGTGCTACAATTACCTGAGGGCTTGTTGATTTGGGGATTGTACATTTCtgaaattttatattttttttgtgactgTGTAGAAGACGTTATTATCTTGGGGGATGTGACCTATGGTGGATGTTGTATTGATGATTACACAAGTGAGAAGCTGAAGTGTGATTTGATCATTCACTATGGGCATTCCTGTTTGGTTCCCTTGACTGTAACGAAAGTACGATGCATTTACGTCTTTGTGGATATAAAATTAAACTCTTCCCATTTGGTACAgacaataaaaaagaatttcaaAAAGAGGGACATTGTTTTACTTCTTGGCACAATACAATTTTCTTGCCTTGTACACAATGTGCATGATattttaaagaaagaaaattactTTGACCTTTTCTTGCCCATCCCACAAGTTCTTCCCTTAACCAAGGGAGAGGTACTCGGGTGTACATCCCCCAATTTGTATCGCTTTCTCCATGAGCACGTTGTGACGAAAGGGGAACGAGAGGTGGATGTGGAGAAGGAGGTGGAGCCCAGTCAAAATGGCAATTCACTAGGCGGGGAAGCACAAGGGGAGAAATACCCATCTGGGGATATCCCCCCAAAAGATGACAATGACAACCATCACAGCGAACAATTCATCATAAACGAGTGCAAaagatttttacaaaaaaatcaaGTCAAAATTGTCTTCATAGCAGATGGGAGGTTTCATTTGGAAAGCTTGATGATACACAACCCTGATTTCACCTTCTACAGATATAATCCATTTAACAAAGTAATAACAGCGGAAAAATATAACTACTCCCTTTTTCACCaaatacgaaaaaatgaaataaaaaaaagcaccAACTGCAAAAGTGTGTGCATTATTTTAAGTACTTTGGGAAGACAGGGAAACGTGAACATTTTacaaaacattttaaatcttgtcaagcaaaaaaatatatatttttttatccttttattgtcagaaatatttaatgaaaaattagCCTTGTTCAAAAATGTCGACGTCTTTATTCAAATAGGTTGTCCAAGGTTGTCCATCGACTGGGGGAATTATAACTCCAAACCTCTCTTAAATAGTTATGAAGCTTATGTTTTCTTGCAAGCAGTTAAATATAGAGACATATACCCCATGGATTACTACGCCAACTTGGGGAACGTGTGGACCAATTACAATGCTGGGATTGGGGATTCGAGTGAGAAAAACCTATCCATGCGGGAGATCATTCGTCGGCGCATTCAGCTacgaaaaagcaaaattagCATTCGATATCAGTAG
- a CDS encoding 26S proteasome regulatory subunit RPN13, putative, whose product MDSAKIHLEINAGKCIYDGKTVKPDNRKGKLVLYKICDNLYNFQWINRENNKVEDNLILTKSISLERVEQCKTGRVYLLRNKLRGEVSFYWMQDYDDSKDEVFVKKFNSIIANELSKDIGSKRRYNPNEYSSGLSDLLFAHNRNLQGADSKNAVSFKDFFVSENFSKLLEIPEAYEELKMHMPSGYQNKYDIMDLINSRALNPNLKSLDMSLQSHLNFILMSLNLPSPEGNISDPMEYLVEALENKYKKEENN is encoded by the exons ATGGATTCAGCG AAAATTCACTTAGAAATAAATGCGGGGAAGTGTATCTATGATGGCAAGACAGTGAAGCCTGATAACCGAAAGGGCAAACTTGTCCTCTATaag aTATGCGACAATCTGTACAACTTCCAGTGGATCAACAGGGAAAATAACAAAGTGGAG GATAATTTGATTTTAACCAAAAGCATATCCCTGGAGAGAGTTGAGCAGTGCAAAACTGGGCGGGTATATCTTCTGAGGAATAAATTGcgag GAGAGGTGTCCTTCTATTGGATGCAAGACTATGACGATTCGAAGGACGAA GTGTTCGTGAAGAAATTCAACTCCATCATAGCAAACGAATTGTCCAAGG ATATTGGGAGCAAAAGGAGGTATAACCCAAATGAGTACTCGTCTGGGTTATCGGACTTGCTATTTGCGCATAATAGAAATTTGCAGGGCGCGGACTCGAAGAACG CGGTCTCCTTTAAGGACTTCTTTGTGAGCGAAAATTTCTCTAAGCTGCTTGAAATACCGGAAGCCTACGAGGAACTGAAAAT GCATATGCCGTCTGGGTATCAGAACAAGTACGACATCATGGACTTAATAAATAGTAGAGCTCTGAATCCCAACTTGAAGTCGCTTGACATGTCCCTACAGTCCCACCTGAATTTCATCTTGATGTCTTTGA ACTTACCCTCACCAGAAGGCAACATCAGCGACC CAATGGAGTATTTAGTTGAAGCgttggaaaataaatataaaaaggaagaaaacaactgA
- a CDS encoding ABC transporter I family member 1, putative, whose translation MGIRHKVRNVVLLKDGEADTVKPLFLLNRIQNRKLQKRNNVTLHMDNTNEDTSRLSLLKNLDDESKVVTQSPEWNEKMPLMEITNLHAMEVEGGKEILKGINLTIYLGEKHTIMGRNGSGKSTLAKVIAGHPYYKVTSGSIKFKGLNLDELPVNVRSLCGIFLAFQYPVELPMVKNNEFLRAALNSHRRQRNEPEISATEFDLLMIEEIKKVGLSPEFLDRPVNYGFSGGEKKRNEILQMLILKPSFCILDETDSGLDVDSFKLTSNVITNFSNEKNSFLIVTHYKKLLELLRPNFIHIMHQGKIIESGDYSLVDKIETKGYAQFLKDS comes from the coding sequence ATGGGGATTAGGCACAAAGTAAGAAACGTCGTTCTGTTAAAGGATGGAGAAGCAGATACAGTAAAACCCCTTTTTCTGTTGAATAGAATACAAAATAGAaagttgcaaaaaagaaataatgtAACCCTACATATGGACAACACGAACGAAGACACTAGTAGGTTGTCTTTGCTAAAAAATTTAGATGACGAATCAAAAGTTGTTACCCAGTCTCcagaatggaatgaaaaaatgcccTTAATGGAAATAACCAATTTGCATGCAATGGAAgtagaagggggaaaggaaatacTAAAGGGAATAAATCTTACTATTTATTTAGGTGAAAAACATACCATTATGGGAAGAAATGGCTCTGGAAAATCGACGCTAGCCAAAGTAATAGCTGGTCATCCCTATTATAAAGTTACAAGCGGTAGTATAAAGTTTAAGGGACTCAATTTAGATGAATTACCTGTTAATGTGAGATCACTATGCGGCATATTTTTAGCCTTTCAATACCCTGTCGAATTACCAATggtgaaaaataatgaatttTTGCGAGCTGCTTTGAATAGCCATAGGAGACAAAGAAACGAACCCGAAATCAGTGCCACCGAATTTGACCTCTTAATgattgaagaaataaaaaaagtgggacTCAGCCCGGAATTTTTAGATAGACCTGTTAATTATGGTTTCAgtgggggtgaaaaaaaaagaaatgaaattttaCAAATGCTAATATTGAAGCCTTCCTTTTGTATCCTAGATGAAACGGACTCCGGTTTAGACGTAGACTCTTTCAAATTAACATCCAATGTTATTACGAATTTTTCCAATGAGAAGAATTCCTTCTTAATTGTTACTCATTATAAGAAACTACTGGAATTACTCAGGCCAAATTTTATCCATATCATGCACCAAGGGAAGATTATAGAAAGTGGGGACTACTCTCTCGTGGATAAAATAGAAACTAAAGGATATGCACAGTTTCTCAAGGATTCGTGA
- a CDS encoding DnaJ protein, putative: MEEIIIHMIIIAPLTKWLIGPNRSWNKGKREYGVYIALLLLFCVGIYELRKTNQNLYEVLQLNAYASKTDIQQSFRRLSRVYHPDKNKEADSFERFNKIREAYEILSNEKKKYIYDRFGDFAGSEITNFFYVEIIIIAIFQFAISFIFGFLYTYGKDNEKYRILICLYIALNFCIELVFRFSPESTHFLSFLPIFCHYTPFERIHSLRVLVPLVMNAILLLDVYFIDEDTDLYVSTFCEYVFENSQKTIKNMDDVVIFCARLVDGKVNKANNFSWREKDPYSDLANIEELEDEETYDKKCDKSDMFYKLLYNVVETSTEDVELKIPKKSLCRRFDWSRLYTESVMEKNTEEKDFEQSNASKGILFSSLLYFIGLISHLVSK; this comes from the exons ATGGAGGAGATAATCATCCACATGATCATTATCGCGCCACTGACCAAGTGGCTAATAGGACCGAATAGGTCGTGGAACAAGGGAAAGAGGGAGTATGGAGTGTATATTGCGCTGTTGCTTCTCTTCTGTGTCGGCATATACGAACTgagaaaaacaaaccaaAATTTGTATGAAGTTCTACAGTTAAACGCGTACGCATCGAAGACAGACATTCAGCAATCATTCAGAAGGTTATCCCGAGTGTACCATCCagacaaaaacaaagaagCGGATTCATTCGAAAGgtttaataaaataagagaAGCATACGAAATACTgtcaaatgaaaagaaaaagtacatatatgACAGATTTGGAGATTTTGCTGGAAGTGAAATTACCAACTTTTTTTACGTAGAAATAATTATCATAGCCATATTTCAATTTGCCATTTCATTTATCTTTGGCTTTTTGTATACCTATGGAAAAGACAATGAGAAGTATCGAATTTTAATTTGCTTGTATATTGCTCTGAACTTTTGCATAGAGCTGGTGTTCAGATTTAGTCCCGAGAGTACACACTTTCTTTcgtttcttcccattttttgtcACTACACTCCTTTCGAGAGGATCCATTCTCTGAGGGTGCTAGTCCCCCTTGTGATGAATGCCATTCTACTGCTCGATGTTTACTTTATCGATGAAGACACCGATCTATACGTATCTACCTTTTGCGAATATGTCTTTGAGAACAGCCAGAAAACCATAAAGAACATGGACGACGTGGTCATCTTTTGTGCTCGTTTGGTAGATG GTAAAGTGAACAAGGCGAACAACTTCTCCTGGAGGGAAAAGGACCCCTACAGCGACCTTGCCAATATTGAAGAACTGGAGGATGAAGAAACATATGACAAGAAATGCGACAAAAGTGATATGTTCTACAAGCTACTATATAACGTAGTCGAAACGAGCACAGAAGACGTTGAGCTGAAAATTCCCAAAAAGTCACTCTGCCGTCGTTTCGACTGGTCTAGGCTGTACACGGAAAGCGTTATGGAGAAAAACACCGAGGAG AAAGACTTCGAACAGAGCAACGCGTCCAAGGGAATCTTATTTTCATCTCTGTTGTACTTTATTGGTCTGATATCTCATTTGGTATCCAAGTGA